A genome region from Thermodesulfobacteriota bacterium includes the following:
- a CDS encoding universal stress protein codes for MHVFLATDGSDSARAAQAQIALLPWRAPVHVTLMSAYAAARQPSNDVADRLRRDAEARARALVDDARQELDGKVESVAVRVHEGNPAVRIVEMARACRADLVAVGTRGHGIYKELRLGSVSDYVANHAHCPVLLARTSLGWRRRYLLALDDSVHAPEVVRWLGALDLSGGASVHLVKVFRSVRDFPFPDEEHDEDVHAEGSADNYAAWNSSSEVVDALRAQRLGPPGTRVTVEVRFGQEGSEILAALRKFEPDLLLIGAKGRNTHPDWPMGGVAQHLIDHSPCSVLVVRAQGSGSAQSSFR; via the coding sequence GATCGCGCTCCTGCCTTGGCGCGCGCCGGTCCACGTCACGTTGATGTCGGCGTACGCCGCGGCGCGTCAGCCCTCGAACGACGTCGCGGACCGGCTGCGCCGCGATGCGGAGGCCCGCGCCCGCGCGTTGGTGGACGACGCGCGGCAGGAACTCGATGGAAAGGTCGAGAGCGTGGCCGTACGGGTGCACGAGGGAAACCCGGCCGTCCGGATCGTCGAGATGGCCAGGGCGTGCCGGGCCGACCTGGTGGCGGTCGGGACCCGCGGGCATGGGATCTACAAGGAGCTCCGGCTGGGAAGCGTGTCGGATTACGTCGCGAATCACGCGCACTGCCCGGTGCTGTTGGCAAGGACATCGCTCGGGTGGAGGCGCCGGTACCTGCTGGCGCTCGACGATTCCGTGCACGCCCCGGAGGTCGTCCGCTGGCTGGGGGCGCTCGACCTGTCCGGCGGGGCATCGGTCCACCTGGTGAAGGTCTTCCGGTCCGTGAGGGATTTTCCGTTCCCGGACGAGGAGCACGACGAGGACGTTCACGCGGAGGGATCTGCGGACAATTACGCCGCGTGGAACAGCTCCTCGGAGGTGGTGGACGCCCTGCGCGCGCAGCGCCTTGGACCTCCGGGGACCCGCGTGACGGTGGAGGTCCGTTTCGGGCAGGAGGGCTCGGAGATCCTGGCGGCCCTGCGGAAATTCGAGCCGGACCTGCTGCTGATCGGCGCGAAGGGGCGGAACACGCACCCGGACTGGCCGATGGGCGGCGTGGCGCAGCACCTGATCGACCATTCCCCCTGCTCGGTCCTGGTCGTGCGGGCGCAGGGAAGCGGATCCGCTCAGAGCAGCTTCCGGTAG
- a CDS encoding iron-containing alcohol dehydrogenase produces the protein MTHPATYSLVNVRRMFAGPGSIEALAEVAAAQSAEKALILTDAGVWNAGLIGRPREILEGAGVRVEVIRDTPPEPEVEHVRRIFEAAERTGCRMIVGIGGGSVMDVAKIVAVMLTNDLSVRQLLDKAKIARRGIPTLMVPTTAGTGSEVTQNAIVLVPERESKVGIVDPMLVPDCAILDPEMTVGLPPAITAATGMDALAHAIECYTSKKANPFSDTYALKAVGFISRGIRRAFRDGKDVDARHDMLLAAMFGGLCIATSSTTAVHALAYPLGGRYRVPHGLSNAILLPHVMRFNLEASEAKFRDIAAAMGLEVSALSDRQAAERMIGELFSLNEDLGIRCRLGDLGMTEADLEGLAEAASKVTRLLDNNPRPLSKADMREIYRKLL, from the coding sequence ATGACGCATCCCGCGACGTATTCGCTCGTCAACGTCCGGAGGATGTTCGCGGGCCCCGGCAGCATCGAGGCGCTGGCCGAAGTCGCCGCTGCCCAAAGCGCGGAGAAGGCGCTGATCCTGACCGACGCGGGAGTGTGGAACGCCGGGTTGATCGGGCGGCCCCGGGAGATCCTCGAAGGCGCGGGCGTCCGTGTGGAGGTGATCCGGGACACGCCTCCCGAACCGGAGGTGGAGCACGTCCGGCGGATCTTCGAGGCCGCGGAGCGGACCGGCTGCCGGATGATCGTCGGGATCGGCGGCGGCAGCGTGATGGACGTCGCGAAGATCGTCGCCGTGATGCTGACCAACGACCTCTCCGTGCGGCAGCTCCTGGACAAGGCGAAGATCGCGCGGCGGGGGATTCCCACCCTGATGGTCCCCACCACCGCGGGGACGGGATCGGAAGTGACGCAGAACGCCATCGTGCTGGTCCCCGAGCGGGAGTCGAAGGTGGGCATCGTGGATCCCATGCTCGTCCCCGATTGCGCCATCCTCGATCCGGAGATGACCGTGGGGCTGCCGCCGGCGATCACCGCCGCCACCGGCATGGACGCGCTGGCCCACGCCATCGAATGCTATACGTCGAAGAAGGCGAACCCCTTCAGCGACACTTACGCGCTGAAGGCGGTCGGCTTCATCTCGCGCGGCATCCGTCGCGCGTTCCGCGACGGGAAGGACGTGGACGCCCGCCACGACATGCTGCTGGCGGCCATGTTCGGGGGGCTGTGCATCGCGACGTCGAGCACGACCGCGGTGCACGCCCTGGCGTATCCGCTGGGCGGCAGGTACCGCGTCCCGCACGGGCTGTCCAACGCGATCCTTCTTCCCCACGTCATGCGTTTCAACCTCGAAGCATCGGAAGCGAAGTTCCGGGACATCGCCGCCGCCATGGGGCTGGAAGTCTCCGCGCTGTCCGACCGGCAGGCCGCCGAGAGGATGATCGGGGAGCTTTTTTCCCTGAACGAGGACCTCGGCATCCGCTGCCGCCTGGGAGACCTGGGAATGACGGAGGCCGACCTCGAAGGGCTCGCGGAAGCGGCCTCGAAGGTCACGAGGCTGCTCGACAACAACCCAAGGCCCCTCTCGAAGGCCGACATGCGGGAGATCTACCGGAAGCTGCTCTGA
- a CDS encoding hydroxyacid dehydrogenase yields MNKVVLTQRLYEAGMKVLEGKVDVRIVNTGKPKEMLPELLDADGLIIRLGSIDRETMAAAKRLKVIGRPGVGVDDVDVAAATELGIPVVIAPGANTRSVAEHALALVFAVSKDLVHSDRRTRGGDFNVRNAFRAFELSGKTAGLVGCGNIGREFASLCCAIGMKVRVYDPFADRKAVEGQGYRYDESLEELLRNADVVSLHVPLNGKTRNLIGARELERMKPTAVLVNCARGGVVDEDALADALANGRIHGAGLDVFSSEPLPPENRWSGLDNVVVTPHMAGQTREAAAGVSTMAAEGVLAVLAGEKWPHVANPAAYAHPRWKGERRAP; encoded by the coding sequence ATGAATAAGGTGGTGCTGACGCAAAGGCTCTACGAGGCGGGAATGAAGGTCCTCGAGGGGAAGGTCGACGTCCGGATCGTCAACACCGGCAAGCCGAAGGAGATGCTTCCCGAGCTGCTGGACGCGGACGGGCTGATCATCCGCCTCGGCTCCATCGACCGGGAGACGATGGCGGCGGCGAAGCGGCTGAAGGTCATCGGGCGCCCGGGAGTGGGGGTGGACGACGTCGACGTCGCCGCGGCGACGGAGCTGGGGATCCCGGTCGTCATCGCGCCGGGGGCCAACACGCGCTCCGTGGCGGAGCACGCGCTCGCCCTCGTGTTCGCGGTGTCGAAGGACCTGGTCCACAGCGACCGGAGAACGCGCGGCGGCGATTTCAACGTGCGCAACGCGTTCCGGGCCTTCGAGCTGTCCGGGAAGACGGCCGGGCTGGTCGGCTGCGGGAACATCGGCCGGGAATTCGCGTCGCTCTGCTGCGCGATCGGGATGAAGGTGCGGGTGTACGACCCGTTCGCGGACCGGAAGGCCGTCGAGGGGCAGGGGTATCGATACGACGAGTCGCTGGAAGAGCTCCTGCGGAACGCGGACGTCGTTTCCCTCCACGTCCCTCTGAACGGAAAGACCCGGAACCTGATCGGCGCGCGGGAGCTGGAACGGATGAAACCGACCGCCGTCCTGGTCAACTGCGCGCGCGGGGGAGTGGTCGACGAGGACGCGCTGGCGGACGCGCTCGCGAACGGGCGGATCCACGGCGCCGGGCTGGACGTCTTCTCCTCGGAGCCGCTGCCCCCGGAGAATCGCTGGTCCGGCCTGGACAACGTCGTCGTCACGCCGCACATGGCCGGGCAGACGCGGGAGGCGGCGGCGGGCGTATCCACGATGGCCGCGGAAGGGGTCCTGGCGGTCCTTGCAGGGGAGAAGTGGCCGCACGTGGCGAATCCTGCGGCCTACGCCCACCCCCGGTGGAAGGGGGAGAGGCGGGCCCCATGA
- a CDS encoding lactate racemase domain-containing protein — MGIIDEILESTVLPRMIRARQTFPAPEVRDVPAVLREELRKPAISGRVRRGMRIAVAVGSRGVAEIPRIARGVVEELRNLGAEPFIVPGMGSHGGATAEGQARVLADLGVTEESAGCPIVSSMEVAELGALDNGLPVYMDRRAMEADGIVVVNRVKPHTAFSGAIESGLVKMITIGLGKQKGADSCHAYGFAHMERNMIDMAKVKLARAPFLFGVATVENAYDRIARIVAVPAEEILATEPRLLAEARENMPSIPFDRLDVLVVDRMGKDISGSGMDPNITGRASNPAIRVTPKATRIAVLDLTAASHGNAVAMGLADVITRRLFDKIDFGHTYANVLTSTVTRSGMIPLIMDNDRLAIRAAVKTCNARDMGRVRMVRIRDTLRLEEFHYSESLQVEARGNARISPLGPPEEIAFDAEGNLHE; from the coding sequence ATGGGGATCATCGACGAAATCCTCGAGTCCACGGTCCTTCCCCGGATGATCCGGGCGAGACAGACGTTTCCCGCGCCCGAGGTCCGGGACGTCCCGGCGGTGCTGCGCGAGGAGCTCCGGAAGCCGGCGATCTCGGGACGCGTCCGCCGGGGGATGCGCATCGCGGTGGCGGTCGGCAGCCGCGGGGTGGCCGAAATCCCGCGGATCGCGCGCGGAGTGGTGGAGGAGCTTCGGAACCTCGGGGCGGAGCCCTTCATCGTGCCGGGGATGGGGAGCCACGGCGGGGCGACGGCCGAGGGGCAGGCGCGCGTGCTGGCCGACCTCGGCGTGACGGAGGAAAGCGCGGGCTGCCCCATCGTCTCCTCGATGGAGGTGGCGGAGCTGGGGGCGCTCGACAACGGGCTCCCGGTCTACATGGACCGCCGCGCCATGGAGGCGGACGGCATCGTCGTCGTCAACCGGGTCAAGCCGCACACCGCCTTCAGCGGAGCGATCGAGAGCGGCCTGGTGAAGATGATCACGATCGGCCTCGGGAAGCAGAAGGGGGCGGACTCGTGCCACGCATACGGGTTCGCGCACATGGAACGGAACATGATCGACATGGCGAAGGTGAAGCTGGCCCGCGCCCCGTTCCTCTTCGGCGTGGCGACGGTCGAGAACGCCTATGACCGGATCGCCAGGATCGTCGCCGTCCCCGCGGAGGAGATTCTTGCGACCGAGCCCCGGCTGCTGGCCGAGGCGCGCGAAAACATGCCCTCGATCCCGTTCGACCGGCTGGACGTGCTCGTCGTCGACCGGATGGGGAAAGACATCTCCGGGTCCGGGATGGACCCCAACATCACCGGGCGCGCCTCCAATCCCGCCATCCGGGTGACTCCGAAGGCGACCCGGATCGCCGTGCTCGACCTGACCGCGGCCAGCCACGGGAACGCGGTGGCGATGGGGCTGGCGGACGTCATCACCCGGCGGCTGTTCGACAAGATCGATTTCGGGCACACGTACGCCAACGTCCTGACCTCGACGGTCACGAGGAGCGGGATGATCCCGCTGATCATGGACAACGACCGCCTGGCGATCCGGGCGGCCGTGAAGACCTGCAACGCGCGCGACATGGGGCGCGTCCGCATGGTCCGCATCCGGGATACGCTGCGCCTGGAGGAGTTCCATTACTCGGAAAGCCTTCAGGTCGAAGCGCGGGGGAACGCGCGGATCTCCCCGCTCGGGCCTCCGGAAGAGATCGCGTTCGACGCGGAAGGAAACCTGCATGAATAA
- the dapA gene encoding 4-hydroxy-tetrahydrodipicolinate synthase has protein sequence MFQPEGIIVPIATAMNDDESINEKELRAQVDRQIAGGIHGIFALGTNGEVYALTTDEKLEVLRIVVDQTRKRVPVYAGTGCISTRETIALSRRAKELGADALSVVSPYFVAVSQDDIYRHYSRVAESVDLPIVLYNMPARTGNNIEYATLRKLAQFPNIVGIKDSSGNFDNTIRYIEDTDRRLSVLAGSDSLILWTLMAGGRGAIAGTANVYPEVSLEVYRLWKAGRIAEAVVEQARLRPLRDVMKLGNPNSVIKRAMNLLGHSVGPAREPVGGVNPKIDEELRKAFGTYR, from the coding sequence ATGTTCCAGCCGGAAGGGATCATCGTCCCCATCGCGACGGCGATGAACGACGACGAAAGCATCAACGAAAAGGAGCTGCGGGCGCAGGTCGACCGGCAGATCGCCGGAGGGATCCACGGGATCTTCGCCCTGGGCACCAACGGGGAAGTCTACGCGCTGACGACCGACGAGAAGCTGGAGGTCCTCCGGATCGTCGTGGACCAGACGCGGAAGCGGGTCCCGGTGTACGCGGGGACCGGCTGCATAAGCACGCGGGAGACCATCGCCCTTTCCCGCAGGGCGAAGGAGCTGGGGGCTGACGCCCTCTCGGTCGTCTCGCCGTACTTCGTGGCCGTTTCCCAGGACGACATCTACCGTCACTACAGCCGGGTCGCGGAATCGGTCGACCTGCCGATCGTCCTGTACAACATGCCGGCCCGGACGGGGAACAACATCGAGTACGCGACGCTCCGGAAGCTGGCGCAATTCCCGAACATCGTCGGGATCAAGGACAGCAGCGGCAACTTCGACAACACGATCCGGTACATTGAGGACACGGACCGGCGGCTCTCCGTGCTGGCCGGCAGCGATTCCCTCATCCTGTGGACGCTGATGGCGGGCGGGCGCGGCGCTATTGCGGGCACCGCGAACGTGTATCCCGAGGTCTCGCTGGAGGTTTACCGGCTCTGGAAGGCGGGGCGGATCGCGGAGGCCGTCGTCGAGCAGGCGCGGCTGCGACCGCTGCGCGACGTGATGAAGCTCGGCAACCCCAACTCCGTCATCAAGCGGGCGATGAACCTGCTGGGGCATTCCGTCGGGCCTGCGCGGGAGCCGGTCGGCGGCGTCAACCCGAAGATCGACGAGGAGCTCCGGAAGGCGTTCGGGACGTACAGGTAG
- a CDS encoding tripartite tricarboxylate transporter substrate binding protein — translation MRKRIAVSTLAFVLSAAMLAAGAGSGFAAEAGYPKKPVTLICQFTAGGSTDLLARALAQNVTKYLGQPMVVENKPGASGTIGTDYVLKSKPDGYTLLTTSTGNFTSTPLIQNVPYDPEKDARHIINIARHPIILVVNSESPWKSVEEFVNYVHANPGKLKYGQNAPGGTTHMAMEAFRKQAKLDMKMVPYGGGASEVVTALLGKHVDVGVVHPQEAKEFVASGKLRPLVIFSKKRAKALPDVPTAIEKGYKVDIGVTKGISAPAALPDDIAKILHDAFRKTMDDKDFLAAAKNTGDLDYLDYMDGKEITEFLVGMHNDLKPIIGELGLSKKK, via the coding sequence ATGAGAAAGAGAATCGCGGTATCGACGTTGGCGTTCGTCCTTTCGGCGGCGATGCTGGCCGCCGGGGCCGGCAGCGGATTCGCGGCGGAAGCAGGCTACCCGAAGAAACCGGTCACGCTGATCTGCCAGTTCACCGCGGGCGGGTCGACCGATCTGCTTGCCAGGGCGCTGGCGCAGAACGTCACCAAGTACCTCGGGCAGCCGATGGTGGTGGAGAACAAGCCGGGCGCCAGCGGTACGATCGGGACGGATTACGTGCTGAAGTCGAAGCCGGACGGCTACACGCTGCTCACGACCTCCACGGGGAACTTCACCTCCACCCCGCTGATCCAGAACGTTCCGTACGACCCCGAGAAGGACGCGCGCCACATCATCAACATCGCACGCCATCCGATCATCCTGGTCGTGAACAGCGAGTCGCCGTGGAAGTCCGTGGAGGAGTTCGTCAACTACGTCCACGCGAATCCCGGAAAGCTGAAGTACGGGCAGAACGCCCCGGGCGGGACGACCCACATGGCCATGGAGGCCTTCCGCAAGCAGGCGAAACTCGACATGAAGATGGTCCCATACGGCGGCGGCGCCTCCGAGGTCGTCACCGCGCTTCTGGGCAAGCACGTCGACGTCGGCGTGGTGCACCCCCAGGAGGCGAAGGAGTTCGTCGCTTCCGGGAAGCTGCGGCCGCTGGTCATCTTCTCGAAGAAGCGGGCGAAGGCGCTCCCCGACGTGCCGACGGCGATCGAGAAGGGGTATAAAGTGGATATCGGCGTCACCAAGGGGATCAGCGCGCCCGCGGCCCTTCCGGACGACATCGCGAAGATCCTGCACGACGCCTTCAGAAAGACCATGGACGACAAGGACTTCCTGGCCGCCGCGAAGAACACGGGCGACCTCGATTACCTGGATTACATGGACGGCAAGGAGATCACCGAGTTCCTGGTGGGCATGCACAACGACCTGAAGCCCATCATCGGGGAGCTCGGCCTGAGCAAGAAGAAATAA
- a CDS encoding tripartite tricarboxylate transporter permease, producing the protein MKMDILHNLLQGFGTALSLQNLLACFLGALIGTVVGVLPGIGPVGAMSLLLPFSFGLDAGTSLILLAGIFYGAMYGGSTTSILINLPGEAASVVTCIDGYQMAKKGRAGAALAVVAIGSFVAGTLGVVLLMLFAPPLGKAALAFGPPEYFGIALIGMLLLSNLTGDSFLKAFLVFVLGMMISTIGIDALTGFNRLSFGLLELTRGVEFLPCAMGLFGLAEVFDIALQPYKTADTIKVKFRELYPSREEIKRSVWPILRGAFVGFPIGLIPGPAAIMSSLVSYRLERGVAKKPEEFGKGAIEGVAGPESANNAAAAGTMVPLLALGIPFAPATAVLLGGLMIHGVAPGPTFMTSHANLFWLVIASMYIGNLMLLVFNLPMVGLFASLTKVPPRILVPIVTALMLLGAYSVNNSAFDMVMLLFFGLLGFLFKCLGFTSTPLLVGMVLGPVFEKGLRQSLILADGDLLFFLKRPISGTMMAVAGLIVLWVIVGGAREMIKAREAKDTGEAEEPV; encoded by the coding sequence ATGAAGATGGACATCCTGCACAACCTCCTGCAGGGATTCGGGACCGCGCTGTCGCTCCAGAACCTGCTGGCCTGCTTCCTCGGGGCGCTGATCGGGACGGTGGTCGGGGTGCTGCCCGGCATCGGCCCGGTGGGCGCCATGTCGCTCCTGCTGCCGTTCAGCTTCGGCCTGGACGCCGGCACCAGCCTGATCCTGCTGGCGGGGATCTTCTACGGCGCCATGTACGGCGGCTCCACGACATCGATCCTGATCAACCTTCCGGGGGAGGCGGCGTCCGTCGTCACCTGCATCGACGGGTACCAGATGGCGAAGAAGGGGCGGGCGGGCGCCGCCCTGGCCGTCGTGGCCATCGGCTCGTTCGTCGCGGGCACGCTCGGCGTGGTGCTGCTGATGCTGTTCGCCCCCCCGCTGGGAAAGGCCGCCCTGGCGTTCGGGCCTCCCGAGTATTTCGGCATCGCGCTGATCGGGATGCTGCTGCTCAGCAACCTCACCGGCGATTCCTTCCTCAAGGCGTTCCTGGTCTTCGTCCTCGGGATGATGATCAGCACGATCGGCATCGACGCGCTGACCGGGTTCAACCGCCTGTCCTTCGGCCTGCTGGAGCTGACGCGGGGCGTCGAGTTCCTTCCCTGCGCCATGGGGCTCTTCGGCCTGGCGGAGGTGTTCGATATCGCGCTCCAGCCCTACAAGACGGCGGACACGATCAAGGTGAAGTTCCGGGAGCTGTACCCCAGCCGCGAAGAGATCAAAAGGTCGGTCTGGCCCATCCTCCGCGGGGCGTTCGTGGGATTCCCCATCGGTCTGATCCCGGGGCCGGCGGCGATCATGTCGTCCCTGGTTTCCTACCGCCTGGAGCGGGGCGTGGCGAAGAAGCCGGAGGAGTTCGGAAAGGGGGCGATCGAGGGGGTGGCGGGGCCCGAATCCGCCAACAACGCGGCGGCGGCGGGCACCATGGTCCCGCTGCTGGCGCTGGGGATCCCGTTCGCGCCCGCCACGGCGGTCCTGCTCGGGGGGCTGATGATCCACGGCGTCGCTCCCGGCCCCACCTTCATGACCAGCCACGCGAACCTGTTCTGGCTCGTGATCGCCAGCATGTACATCGGCAACCTCATGCTGCTGGTGTTCAACCTGCCGATGGTCGGGCTGTTCGCCTCGCTGACCAAGGTCCCGCCGAGGATCCTGGTCCCCATCGTGACCGCCCTGATGCTGCTGGGGGCCTACAGCGTCAACAACAGCGCGTTCGACATGGTCATGCTGCTGTTCTTCGGCCTGCTCGGGTTCCTTTTCAAGTGTCTCGGATTCACCTCGACCCCGCTGCTCGTGGGGATGGTGCTCGGGCCGGTGTTCGAAAAGGGTTTGAGGCAATCGCTGATCCTGGCGGACGGCGACCTGCTCTTCTTCCTCAAGCGGCCGATCTCCGGGACGATGATGGCCGTGGCGGGGCTCATCGTCCTGTGGGTGATCGTCGGCGGGGCGAGGGAAATGATCAAGGCAAGGGAAGCGAAGGATACGGGGGAAGCGGAAGAACCGGTCTGA
- a CDS encoding tripartite tricarboxylate transporter TctB family protein, giving the protein MRWARRAFSFALTLLSVAYLYFVWRMDVGNLLEPGPGFMPAVVGSMALVASFLIFLGTLKGKAEKDGEKVPAEGMWRFAACVAAIAVFIPLFTVLGSLISIFIIVFLMNKILGAKGWVQPLVLALACSAVTYVLFVLMLDVPLPRGIL; this is encoded by the coding sequence ATGCGGTGGGCGAGGCGCGCGTTCTCGTTCGCGTTGACGCTGCTGAGCGTCGCGTATCTGTATTTCGTATGGCGGATGGACGTGGGGAACCTGCTCGAGCCGGGACCCGGCTTCATGCCCGCGGTCGTCGGCTCCATGGCGCTGGTCGCGTCCTTCCTGATCTTCCTCGGCACGCTGAAGGGGAAGGCGGAAAAAGACGGGGAGAAGGTCCCCGCGGAGGGGATGTGGCGGTTCGCCGCCTGCGTGGCCGCCATCGCGGTCTTCATCCCGCTCTTCACGGTGCTGGGCTCGCTGATCTCGATCTTCATCATCGTGTTCCTGATGAACAAGATCCTCGGCGCGAAGGGATGGGTGCAGCCGCTCGTCCTGGCGCTGGCATGTTCGGCCGTCACCTATGTGCTGTTCGTCCTGATGCTGGACGTGCCGCTGCCGCGGGGGATCCTGTGA
- the ilvD gene encoding dihydroxy-acid dehydratase — protein sequence MAKNFRSRDLTEGIDRAAHRALLYSLGLSREDLDRPLIAVANSWNEIVPGCVPQRQVAEAVKQGIRAAGAVPFEFNTIGVCDGMAQGHVGMSFSLPSREVIADSVEIMLEAHRFDGAVFLTSCDKITPGMLMAMFRVNIPSIIIAPGTMAPGEYRGEKLTTSLIREFIGRCQAGVLSEEELAEVERVACPTLGSCAMIGTANTMVCLCEVLGLAYPGSATLPASSSEKLREGVVAGRRIVELVKDDVKPLDLVGRDAFIDAVKFVLAIGGSTNATLHIPTLAAEAGFEVTLSDMEALCETVPYVSRINPSGKQTMEDFHRAGGVPAVFASLGDAHFRLDRRSVSGKTLREIADTASWADKEMIRPASEPISSMGALKVLRGNLAPGGAVCKRSGADKNMWRHSGPARVFHSMEEAVRVVEQGGIEPGSVIVIRYEGPVGGPGMREMHLITSILAGSGLARSTALVTDGRFSGSTRGPCVGHVTPEAALGGPIAFVRDGDTISIDLYEGKLELAVGEDEIERRRAGWQPVVRPLRGVLASFADRHRRAALPAREREER from the coding sequence ATGGCGAAGAATTTCCGCAGCCGGGACCTGACGGAAGGGATCGACCGGGCGGCCCACCGGGCGCTGCTCTACTCCCTGGGGCTCTCCCGTGAGGATCTCGATCGCCCCCTCATCGCGGTGGCGAATTCCTGGAACGAGATCGTCCCCGGCTGCGTCCCGCAAAGGCAGGTCGCCGAGGCGGTCAAGCAGGGTATCCGGGCCGCGGGTGCCGTTCCCTTCGAGTTCAACACGATCGGCGTCTGCGACGGAATGGCCCAGGGGCACGTCGGGATGAGCTTCTCCCTGCCGAGCAGGGAGGTCATCGCGGACTCCGTGGAAATCATGCTGGAGGCGCACCGCTTCGACGGAGCGGTGTTCCTCACCTCGTGCGACAAGATCACTCCCGGGATGCTGATGGCGATGTTCCGGGTCAACATCCCCTCGATCATCATCGCCCCCGGCACGATGGCTCCCGGGGAATACCGGGGGGAGAAGCTCACCACCTCCCTGATCCGCGAGTTCATCGGGCGCTGCCAGGCCGGCGTGCTTTCGGAAGAGGAGCTCGCGGAAGTCGAGCGCGTCGCCTGCCCGACGCTGGGAAGCTGCGCCATGATCGGCACGGCGAACACCATGGTCTGCCTCTGCGAGGTCCTCGGCCTCGCCTACCCCGGCTCGGCGACGTTGCCCGCGTCCTCCAGCGAAAAGCTGCGCGAGGGGGTCGTGGCCGGCAGGCGGATCGTCGAGCTGGTGAAGGACGACGTGAAGCCGCTGGACCTGGTGGGCCGGGACGCGTTCATCGACGCCGTCAAGTTCGTCCTGGCGATCGGCGGATCGACCAACGCCACCCTCCACATCCCGACCCTCGCCGCCGAGGCGGGATTCGAGGTGACCCTTTCCGACATGGAGGCCCTCTGCGAGACCGTCCCGTATGTCTCCCGGATCAATCCCTCCGGGAAACAGACGATGGAGGATTTCCACCGCGCCGGCGGCGTGCCCGCCGTCTTCGCCTCCCTGGGCGACGCCCACTTCCGCCTCGACCGCAGGAGCGTTTCCGGGAAAACGCTCCGGGAGATCGCCGACACGGCGTCGTGGGCCGACAAGGAAATGATCCGCCCCGCGTCGGAGCCGATCTCGTCTATGGGCGCGCTGAAAGTGCTGCGTGGGAACCTCGCCCCCGGGGGAGCCGTCTGCAAGCGATCGGGCGCCGACAAGAACATGTGGCGGCATTCCGGGCCCGCGCGCGTCTTCCACTCCATGGAGGAAGCGGTCCGTGTCGTCGAACAAGGCGGCATCGAGCCCGGATCGGTGATCGTGATCCGCTACGAAGGCCCGGTGGGAGGGCCGGGGATGCGGGAAATGCACCTCATCACGTCCATACTGGCCGGATCGGGGCTGGCGCGAAGCACCGCGCTGGTCACCGACGGCCGCTTCTCGGGATCCACCCGGGGCCCCTGCGTCGGGCACGTGACGCCCGAAGCGGCCCTGGGCGGCCCGATCGCGTTCGTCCGGGACGGGGACACGATTTCGATCGACCTGTACGAGGGGAAGCTGGAGCTTGCGGTGGGCGAGGACGAGATCGAACGGCGCCGTGCGGGGTGGCAGCCGGTCGTACGGCCCCTCCGCGGAGTGCTGGCATCCTTCGCGGACAGGCATCGCAGGGCGGCGCTGCCCGCCC